The proteins below are encoded in one region of Phaseolus vulgaris cultivar G19833 chromosome 1, P. vulgaris v2.0, whole genome shotgun sequence:
- the LOC137815924 gene encoding uncharacterized protein, translated as MPPLFCGMNYRFWKVRMNFFVESIDRGIWDAITNGPFIHKLEKNDVFIGKPWSQWTENESKKTQYDCIAKNIITSALNLDEFFRVSQCVSAKEMYDILEVIHEGTTNVKRARKHALIQEYKMFRMLKGETISDVQKIFTYIVNRLIGLCKIFERERLNIKILKCLDRSWQPKVTTISKSKDFTTLTTTSFFEELREHELEMNCLHDQEKKEKHVKSIALKYVAQKVNQDSSDYSDSETLNLLTKKFGKFLKKKSREKNQPSNRYNSKKVNEFNFTNYTWFGCGKQGDIKADCPKNESKEKGLTRSLQREANQEKPTSLGKIMMTHPQVHHQRKMKKSICV; from the coding sequence atgccacctttgttttgtggaaTGAACTATCGATTTTGGAAGGTAAGAATGAATTtttttgttgaatcaattgatagaggaatttgggatgcTATCACAAATGGTCCTTTTATACATAAGCTTGAAAAAAATGATGTTTTTATTggaaaaccttggtcccaatggactgagaatgaaagtaaaaaaactcaatatgattgcattgccaagaacATTATAACTTCTGCTTTGAATttagatgaatttttcagggtctctcaatgtgtatcagcaaaggagatgtatGACATCCTTGAAGTAATCCATGAAGGCACAACAAatgtgaagagagcaaggaaGCATGCCTTGATTCAAGAGTATAAAATGTTTAGGATGCTGAAAGGGGAAACCATCTCTGATGTGCAGAAGATATTTACTTACATTGTAAATCGTCTCATTGGTCTTTGCAAAATCTTTGAAAGAGAGAggttgaacatcaagatccttAAATGCTTGGATAGGTCTTGGCAGCCAAAGGTCACTACCATTTCAAAATCAAAGGATTTCACTACATTGACCACTACATCTTTCTTTGAAGAGTTAAGAGAGCATGAACTTGAGATGAACTGTCTACATGaccaagaaaagaaagaaaagcatGTGAAAAGCATTGCTTTAAAATATGTTGCACAAAAGGTTAATCAAGACTCAAGTGACTACAGTGATAGTGAAACTCTCAACTTGCTCACAAAGAAATTTGgcaagttcttgaagaagaaaagcagGGAAAAAAACCAGCCATCAAACAGGTATAATAGTAAGAAAgtcaatgaatttaattttacaaactATACTTGGTTTGGATGTGGAAAACAGGGTGACATCAAGGCTGATTGTCCAAAAAATGAGAGCAAAGAGAAGGGGCTAACAAGAAGTTTGCAAAGAGAGGCAAACCAAGAAAAGCCTACATCGCTTGGCAAGATAATGATGACTCATCCTCAAGTTCATCATCAAAGGAAGATGAAGAAGTCAATCTGTGTTTGA